A genomic segment from Salmo trutta chromosome 38, fSalTru1.1, whole genome shotgun sequence encodes:
- the LOC115178486 gene encoding cytochrome P450 3A27-like: protein MMSFLPYFSAETWTLLALLITFIVVYGYWPYGVFTKMGIPGPKPLPYFGTMMEYRKGFTNFDTECFQKYGRIWGIYDGRQPVLCTMDKSMIKTILIKEFYNIFTNRRNFTFLNGELFDAVSVAEDDTWRRIRSVLSPSFTSGRLKEMFGIMKQHSANLLNGMKKQADKDQTIEVKEFFGPYSMDVVTSTAFSVDIDSLNNPSDPFVSNVKKMVKFDMFNPLLLLFVLFPFIGPILEKMKFSFFPSAVTDFFYASLAKIKSGRDTGNSTSRVDFLQLMIDSQKGNDTKTGQEQTKGLTDHEILSQAMIFIFGGYETSSTTMSFLAYNLASNPHTMTKLQEEIDTVFPNKAPIQYEALMQMDYLDCVLNESLRLYPVMLRLERVAKKTVEINGIVIPKDCVVLVPTWTLHRDPEIWSDPEEFKPERFSKDNKESIDPYTYMPFGAGPRNCIGMRFALIMIKLAMVEILQSFTFSVCDETEIPLEMDIQGMLMPKRPIKLRLEPRSKTPSNTSTTSLKSSTS from the exons ATGATGAGTTTTCTACCATACTTCTCTGCTGAGACCTGGACCCTCCTGGCCCTCCTCATCACCTTCATTGTAGT gtacGGGTACTGGCCCTATGGTGTTTTCACTAAGATGGGTATCCCTGGTCCCAAACCCCTACCTTACTTTGGCACAATGATGGAGTATAGAAAG GGTTTCACTAACTTTGACACAGAGTGCTTTCAGAAGTACGGGAGAATCTGGGG GATCTATGATGGGAGGCAGCCTGTTCTGTGTACCATGGACAAAAGCATGATCAAGACCATCCTGATTAAAGAGTTTTACAACATCTTCACCAACCGcagg AACTTCACGTTTCTGAACGGCGAGCTGTTTGATGCGGTGTCCGTCGCCGAGGACGATACATGGAGACGGATCCGCAGTGTCCTCTCACCTTCCTTTACCTCTGGACGACTAAAAGAG atGTTTGGTATCATGAAGCAGCACTCTGCTAACCTGCTGAACGGAATGAAGAAGCAGGCAGATAAAGACCAGACCATCGAAGTGAAGGA gttctttGGGCCCTACAGTATGGACGTGGTCACCAGCACAGCCTTCAGTGTGGACATTGACTCTCTGAACAACCCTTCAGACCCCTTCGTTTCCAACGTCAAGAAAATGGTCAAGTTTGACATGTTCAACCCACTTTTGCTCCTATtcg tgTTGTTTCCCTTCATAGGTCCTATCTTGGAGAAGATGAAGTTTTCTTTCTTTCCATCTGCGGTGACAGACTTCTTTTATGCCTCGCTGGCTAAGATCAAATCTGGACGTGACACTGGGAACTCAACT AGTCGGGTGGATTTCTTACAACTGATGATCGACTCTCAAAAAGGCAACGACACAAAGACAGGGCAGGAACAGACAAAAG gACTGACTGATCATGAGATCTTGTCTCAAGCCATGATCTTCATCTTCGGTGGCTACGAGACCAGCAGCACTACTATGAGTTTCCTGGCCTATAACCTGGCATCCaatccccacaccatgaccaaactgcaggaggagatagatactgtgttccccaacaag GCTCCAATCCAGTACGAAGCTCTGATGCAGATGGACTATTTGGACTGTGTGTTGAATGAGTCTCTGAGACTGTATCCCGTCATGCTGCGACTGGAGAGGGTCGCCAAGAAGACGGTGGAGATCAACGGCATCGTCATCCCCAAAGACTGCGTTGTCCTGGTTCCCACGTGGACCCTCCACCGTGACCCAGAGATCTGGTCAGACCCTGAGGAGTTCAAACCAGAGAG GTTCAGTAAGGACAACAAGGAGTCTATTGATCCGTACACGTACATGCCGTTTGGGGCGGGGCCCAGGAACTGTATCGGGATGCGTTTCGCCCTGATCATGATCAAACTGGCCATGGTCGAGATCCTCCAGAGTTTCACTTTCTCCGTCTGTGATGAGACCGAG ATTCCTTTGGAGATGGACATCCAGGGTATGCTGATGCCCAAACGACCAATAAAACTGAGGCTGGAGCCCCGTAGCAAAACCCCTAGCAACACCAGCACCACCTCTCTGAAGAGTTCAACATCGTGA